The following coding sequences lie in one Schistosoma mansoni strain Puerto Rico chromosome 3, complete genome genomic window:
- a CDS encoding putative basic fgf-repressed zic binding protein homolog (zic3-binding protein), with product MNLQRLWIFNLWRNVNHMSSRYSHPHKLNFIPSTALTKTKYFFGLTGKLQYPNRTLRISGENLFIICAEYPVFEDFVQHLKLPDTFQTWFSLTILHIWMCYVRLRQEGEEGHIVKKWMDRALWEDMGHRVRAFKILTKSSKQIRVFRGQYFGNMVGYDEALLSCSDSHLAGALWSNIWFSCPTTAFQQIEILIKYVRKQLEHLEKTPSNVFLESGAPMFLPLMQDELDASLAKQRLRYCLTFPEHYK from the exons ATGAATTTGCAAAGACTGTGGATTTTTAATTTATGGAGGAACGTTAACCATATGTCTTCTCGTTATTCACATCCACATAAACTAAACTTTATTCCGTCAACAGCACTTACAAAGACAAAATATTTCTTTGGATTAACTGGTAAACTACAATATCCAAACAGAACCCTTCGTATTTCTGGTGAAAACTTATTCATAATCTGTGCGGAGTACCCCGTGTTTGAAGATTTTGTGCAACATCTTAAGCTCCCAGATACGTTTCAAACATGGTTCTCACTAACCATACTACACATATGGATGTGCTACGTGCGTCTACGCCAAGAAGGAGAAGAAGGACATATCGTAAAAAAATGGATGGACAGG GCTCTTTGGGAAGATATGGGACACAGAGTGCGTGCATTCAAAATCTTAACGAAAAGCTCTAAGCAGATAAGAGTTTTTCGTGGGCAATATTTTGGCAATATGGTCGGATATGATGAAGCTTTATTATCCTGCTCAGACTCACACTTGGCTGGTGCGCTGTGGAGCAATATATGGTTCTCTTGTCCAACAACTGCCTTTCAACAAATCGAAATATTGATTAAGTATGTCAGGAAGCAGTTAGAGCACTTAGAAAAAACTCCGTCAAATGTTTTTCTTGAAAGCGGTGCTCCAATGTTTTTACCATTAATGCAAGATGAATTAGATGCTTCCCTTGCTAAACAACGTTTGAGATATTGTTTAACTTTTCCCGagcattataaataa